GTCAATTACGTTCGCGCGCTTCAGGGCAAGCTCGGCGTGACGGTTCCGACGGGACCGCTGGCTGTGCCTGGCGTTACAGGACGCTGGGTGCCCGGTTATACCAAGACAGCACCCGATAGACCGGCGCCGTTCGTACCGCCGTATGAGGGAAGCGCCAAGGCGTGGTACCACGCCGGCGAAGCGCCGCCCGCGCTCGACATGAGATCGCCGCGGGTTGGTCCACCACCGCTTGATTCCAACGTGTACAAGACAGGTATTCCGCAGGAGGTGAAGCGATGAGCGATCATGGACCTCACATCTTCACGCGGGAAGAGGTAATCGCCGGCAGTCAGACTCCGGTCGCGAGCTGGCTCAAGATGGCGTGCGCGATTCTCGCAATCATCGGAACCGTGACGTTCATCTTCGGCGCTTTCGTCGGTGCCGATCGTGCGTGGCAGGCACTGCACTTCAACTGGCTGTTCTTCAGCACGGTATCGTCTGCTGGTGTGACCGTGGTCGCCGTGCAGCGTATCACCACTGCACGCTGGTCGCGACCCGTGGTTCGGTTCATGGAGGGGTACGTCGCCTTCCTGCCCGTCGCGTTCGTGATCCTCTGTCTCTCGCTGACCATCGGACGTGACCACATCTTCCCCTGGGCAACGCATCCTCTGATGATCGAGGAGAAGCGCCAGTACCTCAACGTTCCGTTCTTCGTCACGCGCGATCTGGTGATGTTCGGAATCCAGACGATACTGAGCGTGTGGTACATCTACACCTCCGTGCGGCTCGACGTCGGCGTCGTTCCGGAGAGTGGTGCGTCGTGGGCGCGCGGAATCCGCGACCGTATGCGGAATGGGTTTGGTGAGGAGCGCAGGGAGCTTCACTCGACGCATTCGCGTCAGGGCAAGCTGGCGGTGGCGATGGTCTTCGCATTCGCGCTGTTCTGGATCATCATGTCGTGGGATCTGTCGATGTCGCTCGATCCACACTTCCAGAGCACGCTGTACGGCTACTGGTTCTTCATGGGCGCGTGGGTCGCTGCCATCGCAGCATGGACGCTCATCACGATGGCGTGGCGGAGTCACCTGCGTCGCCAGGACATGATCACCGACGTTCACTTCCACGACCTCGGCAAGCTCTGCTTCGCGTTCACAGCGTTCTGGGGCTATCTGACGTTCGGCCAGTATCTGGTTATCTGGTACGGCAACCTTGGTGAGGAAACTCACTGGGCTCGCCTGCGGCTCATCGCACCGTGGAGCTGGATCACGATGACCGTCGTGGCACTCATGTTCGTGCTGCCGTTCTTCGGCCTGTTGTCACGCGCAGCGAAGGTATATCTCCCGACCATGGCGTTCTTCGCGGCGTGTCTCGTCGTCGGACTCTATCTGCATCGGTACGACGAGATCTATCCGTCCATCTATGGTGTAAGAGTGGACGGTACGCTGCCGTTTGGTATCTGGGAAATCGCAATCACCGCCGGATTCCTCGGAATCTGGGGCCTGTGCTACATCGCGTTCATGGACGCATTCCCGCGCATGCGCGTGGTGCTGATGACGTCGCCGTTCCGCGACGAGGTGCAGGTGCCGGTGAATCCCAAGACGATGGACGCGCTCCCCGCGCACGAATGATCTCATAGGGGCAGACCCCGCGTCTGCCCCTGCGGATACGCCTGCCCGCGTCGGGACCGGCGTATCGCGCGTGATGGACGGCCCAGAGGTGCGGATGCATCGGCGCCTCGGAGCGCCGTCATCGATTAAATTATGTCGTTCGTGTCCAGCGGCGCGAGCTAAAGGGGGCTTCGTTCAACGGTAGGACATCGCCTTTGCAAGGCGAGAATAAGGGTTCGATTCCCTTAGCCTCCACTACTTCACCCGGTATCGCTTCCGAAGCGCTTTGCGCTCTTCTCCAGCGAGGCGACCAAACGGCCGCGCGCGTCGGGAGTCAGCGACGCAGTCACTCCTCGCTCGGCGGCTGAGATCCTGTCGTGCAGACGGGCAAACAGCAACGACAGTGACGCGTCGAACGGCGAGTCAGCGGTAACGCGCGTGAAGTCCATCGCGCCACTTGGCCGGTACACCAGCTCGCTCGCCACGAGCGCCGTACGCTCGGCGGCGACCGACGTCACTTCGCGAGCAACGCGATGCGCGAGTAGCTGCGCATCCCTCAACTCTCCGACCACATCCTGGAATCGCGCAAGCTCATCCGCCACAGGTGCAAGCTCGGGTATCTGGGCCGATAATGCCTCCAGTACATAGCGCCCACGTTTCGCCAGAATGCGGGCGCGATGCAAGCGCCTCGCGTCGTCCGCGGATCGAATACGATCGAATGCCGCTGCAAGAGCGGAAACCTGATCGCCGAGCACGGATGCCGTCACTGCTCGCATCGACGCAACAACGTCACTGTCGCAAACGTCGTGCACGGTTACGTAACGGCTCAGTTCCTTGCGGAGTGCTCGCTCCGTTTTGAGGAAATCGCGCCGCAGCAACTTCCGCAATTTTCGCCATGCTGGCTTGCGGTCGCGCTTGAGCTCCGCGATGACCCACGTTGCTGCCTCGAGGCGGGAGTCACCCAGCGCAGTCCGCTCGGACTTCAGCCACGTGATCTGCACGTCGAGATCGCGAAGGTCCCTAGTTGTATCGGCGATCGTGTTAAGTCGTCGACGGGTGCGCCCCCGAACCGTGTCGTCGAGGCACGGCCGATACAGACGTATCCAGGACCTGAGGCGCCTGAGGGCCACACGGAAGTCATGAATCGAGTCCGCATCGCGACTGCGCATCCTGTCGTAGGCATCGGCGGCAGCGTCGAGTGCGCGAAGCGCCACGACGCGGGCTGCGCGCTGTGCACCGTCGGTGTTGGCATCCCAGTCGAGTCTTGGCGTCATTCGATCGCTCCCCAACCCGAATGATACTGTCTTCCTGACCCGGAGGTGACAGCGAGGTGCAAAACGACGTGTCGATTTAGACTACGGGCGCTCCGCGGCGGGTTGCGCCCGGTCCCGGTACGGCTTATCTCGCACGATGGCCGATCGTACCCGCATTTCCAATTCCGCGTCTCGCCGCATAATCCTCGGGACCAGCCTGATTCTGGGCATCACTGCCGTCGTACTCATCTTCGCTCCAACCGAGCTCGCCGCCTCGATCGGGACGCCGCACGCGAGGGAAATAACCATATTGTTACAGCTGTACGGAGCCGCGCTGTTCGGACTTGCCATGACCGGATGGATGGTCCGCGGGGCGATCGTCGGCGGGATCTTTGGCCGCTCCTACGTGGTGGGGAACGCTGCCCACGCATTCGTCGGGGCGTTCACACTGGCCAGGCCGGCGCTGGAGGCCGGCGCGGCGCCGGTTCTGCAAATGTTTGCCGCGATCTACTGGCTACTCGCTTTGACCTTCGGCTATTTAATGTTCGTATCGACCCCGCGTTCGTAAAACTACGTCGAGGCACCCGTGGGGCCCGAACGAGGAGACTGAGAGAAAATGAGTCGGCGGCAAGCGTCCGGAAAGGGACCGAAGCGAAAGAGCGACAATATCGTGATCCTGTACTCCATCATCTTCTGCATCGTGCTGGTGGTGTACATCCGTTACATCATGTGATCTCCAGACCCATGCAAATTCAGAATCAGCCAGTACCAGCCGTTGGATCCGCAGCCCCCGACTTCACACTTGGCTCGACATCCGGGCAACAGGTAAGCCTGTCATCGTTTCGTGGAAAGAACGCCGTGCTGATCGCCTTCTTTCCCCTGGCATTCACGAGTACCTGTACGACCGAGTTGTGCGAGTTCTCGGACGACTACGACGAGTTCGTGCGCGCAGGAGTTGTTGTGCTGCCGATTTCGGTCGATGCCGTACCGACGTTGAAGGAGTTCAAGGCCAAGCACAACATGAAGACGGATCTGCTGTCGGACTTCAAGCGTGACGCAGGGCAGGCGTACGGCGTGATGTGGCAGGACGCGTTCTTTACGAATCGGGCCTACTTTCTCATCGACAAGGGCGGCGTGGTGCGGTGGGAGCACGTCGAGGAAACGCCGAGCGGAAAGCGGAGCAACGCGGAGATACTGGCGGAGATTGCGAAGCTTTAGATCCTGACGACGATACTCGTCCAAAGCGCCCTCCCTGTTCGCGCGGATCAGCTTCCCATCATGAACATCCTGATCCCAACTTTTTCCTTCGCCTTGAACAGCGTTGCCGGTAGCCATGGCAAAAGTTTGAGCTGGATCGGACTGAGAATCTTTGGCAACGTACGCTGAACATCGAGGCGCGATATTTCCCAGCCTTCGTCGACAGCGGTTTCCTGTTTCTTCAACGCTTCGGCGGGGTCGTAGTCATCCCCCAGGCCAGCAAGATATTCGCTGAGCGCTGTCCACACGCTGTCGATGCGCTGTCTGTAGGCCGTATCGGCTTTCTGAAGCGATTCGGCCTGGTCGCGGCTAAGCAGTAGCGAGTCCGACTCTTCGAGGATCGACGAGTATGGATCCGGCACGTTGCGCGCGTAGCGCCGCTTCAGTTCCGTTACGGAAAGCCGGGGCCCCTTCCGGCCGTTGCGTCCCGGTTTGAGCCAGCGGTTGAGCATCTGCTGCGGCAGCGGACGGCCCAGACCGAGCGAAACGTCGATGGACACACGGAATGGTACACGCAGCAGTGTGTTGCTCGGCCGCGTATTTCCGAATCGCGGATTGACAGTATAGCTGAATCGATCGTTGCCGGGATCGAACGCTGTGGGTCTGTAGAGAACGGGATCCGGAAATGCGGGAGTCCCCCATCCGCGCAGGTGGTTCGCGCCATGCAGCAGCTGATCGAGGCCGCCGAGCGGATTGGACAGTGCGAGTGAGATACTGCCGTACTGCTTCGTGATCGGCATCTTGCCACTATACGACAGCTGTGCGTTGAGCGAAGTGGTCCATGGTCCCGCGCAGCTGTTCCTGCCCGCGGCGTGATC
The window above is part of the Gemmatimonadota bacterium genome. Proteins encoded here:
- a CDS encoding CHAD domain-containing protein, whose product is MTPRLDWDANTDGAQRAARVVALRALDAAADAYDRMRSRDADSIHDFRVALRRLRSWIRLYRPCLDDTVRGRTRRRLNTIADTTRDLRDLDVQITWLKSERTALGDSRLEAATWVIAELKRDRKPAWRKLRKLLRRDFLKTERALRKELSRYVTVHDVCDSDVVASMRAVTASVLGDQVSALAAAFDRIRSADDARRLHRARILAKRGRYVLEALSAQIPELAPVADELARFQDVVGELRDAQLLAHRVAREVTSVAAERTALVASELVYRPSGAMDFTRVTADSPFDASLSLLFARLHDRISAAERGVTASLTPDARGRLVASLEKSAKRFGSDTG
- a CDS encoding redoxin domain-containing protein encodes the protein MQIQNQPVPAVGSAAPDFTLGSTSGQQVSLSSFRGKNAVLIAFFPLAFTSTCTTELCEFSDDYDEFVRAGVVVLPISVDAVPTLKEFKAKHNMKTDLLSDFKRDAGQAYGVMWQDAFFTNRAYFLIDKGGVVRWEHVEETPSGKRSNAEILAEIAKL